The Deltaproteobacteria bacterium genome segment TGATAAACATTCTGGCAATAAAGCTAATGAGGAGCATTTTAAGGAGATAAATGCCGCTTACGAGGTTTTGAAAAACCCTGATAAGAGGGCGCAGTATGACAGATTCGGATATGCGGAGACAGGGGCGGGCTTTGGACCAGGGGCCGGGTTTGGCGCTGATTTTCAGGATTTGTTCGGCGATGTGTTTGGAGATTTCTTTGGGGCAGGCAGAAGACGCGCAAGGGGGCAGCGCGGTGCGGATTTTAGATATGATCTGGAGGTTACCTTTGAAGAGGCAGCCTTTGGCGCAGAAAAAAAGATAAAGATTCCTAAGACAGCCAAATGCCAGAAATGCAATGGAAGCGGCGCAAAACATGGAACATCTCCCGCACAATGTCCAACCTGTCATGGAAGGGGGCAGGTCAGCTACCAGCAGGGCTTCTTCAGTATATCCCGCCCATGTTCCCACTGCAGGGGTGAAGGGACTATCATAAAAGATCCCTGCGCTGAATGCAGCGGCATGGGCAGGGTAAGGGAGATAAAAAGTCTCAACGTAAAGGTTCCACCCGGAGTTGAAACAGACACAAGGCTTAGGTTTTCTGCTGAGGGGGAGGGGGGTATCCACGGAGGGCCTCCTGGTGACCTCTATATAATCATAAACGTCAAACCTCATCCCATATTCCAGAGACAGAATGATGATATAATATGCGAGGTTCCGGTAAGTTTTCCTCAGACGTCGCTTGGTTGTGAGATAGATGTTCCAACACTTGAGGGAAGCGTCAAGCTCAAGATCCCTGCCGGAACCCAGTCAGGGAAGGTATTCAGGCTTAAAAACAAGGGCATAGCCTCGCTTCGGACAGGCCAAAGGGGAGACCAGAATGTAATTATAAAGGTAGAAACCCCGACAAGGCTTACATCCCGGCAAAAAGAACTTATGGAAGAGTTTGCCAGAATAAGCGGAGAAGAGACAAATCCAATAAAAAATAATTTTTTGGAAAAGGTAAGAAACCTGTTTGAATGAAAGATAAACCAAAAGTTAGAAGTCAGGAGGTAGGCGCAGGCTTTAGCCTGCGGCTTAAACGCAACCTAAAGGTTGCGGCTACCAGTTTACTATTCGCTGCTTACTGCATACTGCTTACTGGTACAGCCTTTGCCTTGGAATCATCGCCCCCCGCCGCTGCTCAACCCATGCCCATCGCAAGGATTGGCGTTATTCTGCCTTTGAGCGGAAAGTATGCCACATTCGGGGAGCAGGCATTAAAAGGAATATTGCTTGCAGCAGGCATATTTGAAACAAAGGAACAAGAGGGCAAGGGGGCAAGGAGGCAAGATAATATCCAAACCGCGAATGTGGAAATAATTATCAAAGATACCAGAGACGATCCGATTGCATCGGCAAATGCTGTGGAATATCTTGCCTTAAATGAAAATGTTGTCGGCATAATAGGCCCTCTTTTAACCATAACCTCAACGGATGCCGCCGGAAAAGCGCAGGAATTAAAAGTTCCAACAATTGTTCTATCGCAGAAGGAAGGCATTACCAATGCAGGCGATTATATATTTAGAAATTTTTTATTGCCGTCCGAACAGGCAAAGGCCATTGCTCTTTATGCCATGAACAA includes the following:
- the dnaJ gene encoding molecular chaperone DnaJ, whose product is MAKDFYEILGVDRGASDEEIKKAYRQLAHKYHPDKHSGNKANEEHFKEINAAYEVLKNPDKRAQYDRFGYAETGAGFGPGAGFGADFQDLFGDVFGDFFGAGRRRARGQRGADFRYDLEVTFEEAAFGAEKKIKIPKTAKCQKCNGSGAKHGTSPAQCPTCHGRGQVSYQQGFFSISRPCSHCRGEGTIIKDPCAECSGMGRVREIKSLNVKVPPGVETDTRLRFSAEGEGGIHGGPPGDLYIIINVKPHPIFQRQNDDIICEVPVSFPQTSLGCEIDVPTLEGSVKLKIPAGTQSGKVFRLKNKGIASLRTGQRGDQNVIIKVETPTRLTSRQKELMEEFARISGEETNPIKNNFLEKVRNLFE